From the genome of Gorilla gorilla gorilla isolate KB3781 chromosome 4, NHGRI_mGorGor1-v2.1_pri, whole genome shotgun sequence:
AaatgggtctcactttgtctATTTGGGGCAATAGCTGCTACTTTTTTCCTCCAGATGGGTACCATGAGGGGCAGAGGAGAATCTGGGATCTGTGATGTTTAGCCCTCTTTACTGAGTCATGGCTGCCTCACATTCTAGAagtaaggcaggcagatcattccAGGTACTGATTGTCCTGGAACCTTTGGCTCTTCCTTGACCTCATGTCACgtgcatccatgtgaagagagtCCACGAAACGGGCTTtatgtgagcaacaaggctgggtgcaggcAAGCTGAGTCCAAAAAAGgggtcagcaaagggtggtgggattatcattagttcttatatgTTTGGGATAGgcttacaaagtacattctcaagggtggagAAATATTACagagtaccttcttaagggcaggggagaatattacaaagtaccttcttaagggcggGGGGAGACTATATcgtatcagttagggtggggcaggaacaaatcacaatggtggaatgtcatcagttaaggctattttcatttcttttgtggatcttcagttgcttcaggccatctggatgtatacatgcaggtcacagggaatatgatggcttagcttgggttCAGAGGCCTGACACCTCAGGCTGCCAAATGTGGAAGATTTAAATACTTGAACCAATACCCTCTTCCCAAAAACTGAAATTGGCTTCTGTTTCTGAGTTGGTCCAGGCGCAATGTTCAGCGTATTTGAGGAAATCACAAGAATTGTAGTTAAGGAGATGGATGCTGGAGGGGATATGATTGCTGTTAGAAGCCTCGTTGATGCTGATAGATTCCGCTGCTTCCATCTGGTGGGGGAGAAGAGAACTTTCTTTGGATGCCGGCACTACACAACAGGCCTCACCCTGATGGACATTCTGGACACAGATGGGGACAAGTGGTTAGATGAACTGGATTCTGGGCTCCAAGGTCAGTATAAGGTAGATGACAGGTGGCCAGCCAGGAGGCCTTGACCGTTTGTACTCCATCTCCTTCTCAATTCCCCATTGTTATCAACCAATCAACAACGAAACTGTGGGATTTGTACACATCCACACACCTTAATTTAAGAAATGCACGGAAGAGCTGCATGGTGGGAGGAGAGTGGGAGAAGTGGAGATTTATTTCCATTGGAAACCATTCCTAAATGgtcttccttttccattttttcgCTTGTAAAATAATCTGCTTTTAATTTAGCGAGCTCTTCTCATGTGTTTATCatttaaatgaataagtaaatgagagCAGTTTGCTTACTGGTTAAGAAAGTATGCAGGCTTTAGGGCTGGAAGCACCTGGTTTCAaagcctggctctgcctcttaTCAGCTGGGTAACCTTTGGACAAGTTGTTTTATTGCTCTAAGTTTCAGTTTCCTCCTGTGTCAACTCTAGAGGACTGTTGTAAGAATCAAATGAGggatgggtgcggtggctaactcctgtaatcccagcactttgggaggccaaggtgggtggatcacgaggtcaggagatcgagaccatcctggctaacacagtgaaaccccgtctctacttaaaaaaaaaaaatacaaaaaattagccaggcgtggtggcatgcgcctgtagtcctggctactcaggaggctgaggcaggagaattgcttgaacccgggaggtggaggttgcagtgagccgagatcacgccactgcactccagcctgggagacagagcaagcctctgtctcaaaaaaaaaaaaaaaaaaaaaaaaaaaaatcaaatgagaacAAATTATGTGAATCATTTATCACCATGCCTGCCACAAAAGGAGCACCCAATAAAAGTTATCTCCCATCATCTGGTGGTCGGTGGTGATTCTTATTATCCTTTCATGTTCCTTGGCTATCAAGACTGAAAGGGAAGTTGCTGATGAGCAGAAATCCCTAAGGTATTGAGGGAATTTATGGAAGAGTCAATTATTCCAACCCCCTGCCTCTGATCTCAGTTATTCCTGGGTTACTTGGGTTTCAGAAGCCCCAGGGTTAAGTGTTGAACTCTCACTTGGAGCCCACACTGGAATATGGTGAGGAATTCATTATATTTCataatgtgaaaaaatatttcataatatgaaCAATAGCAAGGAGTTCATAGCTCAGACCTCTCTGATACAGTCCATTTCTTTTTATGAGGTCTCATGCCAAGAGACGGAAAAGAGCTCTAACAGCCCTGAGCAGTTTTAGAGTATTACAGTGTGCCAGGAACTGCTTTAAGTGACCAAGAGCAGTACCCAGATTACTTGGAGGTGGTGGACCTTTCCACAAGCAGAGTTTTGTTAAGCAAGCAAGGGGCTTTTGGAGAAATTTCAGATTCGCATCTTTCAAAGACTGAGTCAATTCTCTGAAAAGTAAATTGCTAAGAGCCAATTTGCTAAAAGccagctctcaaaaaaaaaaaaaaaatcagtttgccAAATGATCAATTcactgaaaatggaaaaatactttAACCCAGAACTAGGATGTTTTGCCACAATAATATTACTCCCCAGGGACAGGGCAAAGTGtaagtctggaaaaaaaaaattgactaagTCAGTCAACTTCCTTTAAGGAAAAGCTCATCTGTGTGCATACAAAATTCGGAGGCAGAGGTGAAaccaaacttaaaaagaaaatccttacAATGTTGGGAATTGGtaatttgaattgatttttagcTTGGTCTGCTCCCTATTTAAATGGGTTATTTTGTAACTGTATAATGCTGATGGTGCAGTTAAAGTGTgcatagggctgggcacagtggctcacgcctgtaatcccagcactttgggagactgaggcgggtggatcacttgaggtcaggagttcaagtttggccttgccaacatggcgaaaccctgtctctactaaaaatacaaaaattagctgggcatgatggcgcatgcctgtaatcccagcactttgggaggctgaggcgggcagatcacttgaggccaggagttcgagaccagcctggccaacatggcaaaaccctgtctttactaaaaatacaaaaattagctgggcgtggtgtcgcatgcctgtaatcccagctactcgggaggctgaggcaggagaattgcttgaacctgggaggtggaggttgcacagtgagccatgattataccactgcacttcagcctggcgacaaagcaagactccgtctcaaaaaaaaaaaaaaaaaaaaaagtgtgcataggattttgtgtttgttattaaagtccatactttattcatattaacttttgttttttttttttgagatggagtgtcactctgttgcccaggctggagagcagtggcgcgatctcggctcactgcaaccttcacctctaggttcaagtggttctcctgcctcagcctcccgagtagctgggattataggtgcctgccaccacacctggcaaattttttgtatttttagtagagacaaggtttcaccatgttggccaggctggtcttgaactcctgacctcaggtgatctgcccgccttggcctcccaaagtgctgggattacaggtgtgagccactgcacccagcccatgttATCTTAGTTTTGACCTAGTGTCCTTTTTCTATTCCAGAATCCCATCCAGGATCCTACATTACATTTAGtcgtcatgtctccttaggctcctcttggctgtgacagtttctcagactttacCTGTTTGGGATAATCTTGGCAGTTTTGAGCAGTACTGGTCAGGGATACTGTAGAACGTCCCTCTGTTGGAATTTGGCTGATGTTTTTTCTTATGGTTAGACTGGGTTCTGGGTCttggggaggaagaccacagaggtaaaggaCCATTCCTATTACATCACATCAGGGGTATGTACTGTCAACATGATctatcactgttgatgttgaccttgatcacttGGCTGAGGtaatgtttgtcaggtttctctatCAGAAGttactctttttcctcttcttcataTAGTACTCTTTGTgcacatagtttttatttttctttttctctctgatatttttcttttcttttacactgCTCAAGAAGCAAATGGTCCCTAAGACATTAGTATCTCATGTACACACAAATAGTGATTTCAGTCACTGTTTCTAATTCTGTCACATTTCCACCAGTTCCAAAATGGATTTGTCTTTGGAAATCCAGCCCTGCCTCCAAAACCTAGCAGTGGGAGCTCTCCCTCCCCTGTAGGTTCCCATCTGGGAGGTTGGAGACAAAGGCACGCAGCCCCTTCAGCATGCCCACACATCCTCCACGAACCCTGGGGTGGCAACTGACTCAGAACCAAGGCCCTTATTAGTGCCTGATCAATCAGGGCCGAGTCCATGCATGTTTGTGACTTTCCAGGGTTGCCTCACTTCATACTTGTGTGGTTCATACAAACAACAGCGACAGAACtgctttttttggagatggagtctcgctgtcacccaggctggagtgcagtggcttgattttggctcactgcaatctttgcttctgcctcccaggttcaagcgattctcctgcctcagcctcccaagtagctggaattacaggcacgtgccaccacccccgactaatttggtagagatggggtttcaccatgttggccaggttggtctccaactcctgacctcaagtgatctacccacctcagcctcccaaagtgctgggattacaggcgtgagccaccccaccgtGCCCACCCAGAActgcttaatttttatttcccaatTGGCTGGGGCTCCTACTTCTTTAGCTTTacttttctttgtcttgtttcagCCTACAAGACTGGCTTACAATTATTAAGCAGTTAGAATGTATGCCAGGCACTTGGTTAAGTGCTTAACTGCATCATtatatttaatttcttcatttcttttcttttccttttctttttcttgttttgttttgttttgaggcagagaggcagagtctcactctcctccaggctggagtgcagtggtgtgatctcagctcactgcaacctccgcctcctgggttcaagtgattctcatgcctcagcctctcaagtagctgggattacaggcacacaccaccaggcctggctactttttgtattttttagtagagacggggtttcaccatattggccaggctggtctcgaactcctgacctcaagtgatctgcctgccacagcctcccaaagttctgggattacaggcgtgagccactgcgcccggccttaatttCCCTAAATATAGGAAGTAGACATTAGTAATATTCTCCTactatagatgaagaaacagattcaaagaagttaagtgacttacccaaggtcatgTGGTAAGAAGGTGGAGGAGTGGGCTCAAATCTGGGATCCTGTGACCCCAAGGTAACTGTGCTTCTGGTGAGAACAGCATTTCCTGGACAGCCACAGCTGTGGTGCTCCCTCAGAAGGGAGGGGGATGGTGGCACGGAGCCCAGGATGGGGCTGCCCCAGGGAGGGTGTTTTGGAGAGAGATATTTTGGGGGTCCGCTCCAGAGTGACCTTTACCATTCTCTTTCCAGGTCAAAAGGCTGAGTTTCAAATTCTGGATAATGTAGACTCAACGGGAGAGTTGATAGTGAGATTACCCAAAGAAATAACAATTTCAGGCAGTTTCCAGGGCTTCCACCATCAGAAAATCAAGATATCGGAGAACCGGATATCCCAGCAGTATCTGGCTACCCTTGAAAACAGGTGAGGTTGGAGTTGGGcagcagggaaggaggggaagaagcCCATCTTGGGCACCAAGGGATTCAAGGGTGGCAGACcggctctttttaaaatttatttatttttctttttcttttccctgcttTTCATGAGCTTTGTGGGGGACTGGCTCTCTAGGGCAGCCTCTCCCTCTCTACTTCCAGGATTCCCTCAGCCCGCCCCTTTACGCAAGCACGCCTTCCTCTTCTCTGCTTCCAGAAAGCCTTCTCATTCACCCAGGAGcagcctccaggaagccttctgatGCCCCCAGTTCACTCATATCCCTGCTGTCCCCCAGGATGGTTAATTCCTCTGACTTGGACAAAcctggttgtttttttttgttttgtttttgttttgtttttttttgagacagagtctcgctctgtcggccaggctagagggcaatggcgtgatctcggctcactgcaacctccgcctccaaacCTGGTGGTTTAAGAGGCACTCTCCTTTGCTCTCCTCTGCTCTCCTGCACTGAGCTGCCCACATCAGTATTTTGTGCTTGTTTCCCTCTGCCTTGTGGGCAAGCCAGTGGCTTCCATGTTCGTCTTTCCCACTGGACTGGAAGCAACTTGTGACAAGGGACTGACTTTACTAACCTCTCTGTATTGACCCcaagcacacagtaggtactgaGTGAAAGAGAGCTGAAGTGAAGCACGAGGAAAGGAAAGAACCCCTTGGAGGACGTTTCCTGCATGGAGTACAGCCACCCCACCCCAGCAGGGTGGCACCGATCCAGTGCCACAGAGGTTCTGGTAGCTGGTGGGCAGGTGCTTCCAATTCAAGAGGACATCACTAGCCATCCCCTCAGCAATAgttctgttgttgttttcttcagCTGGGATTGTTGGAGATTGAGGAGTAGCTCTGGGGAAGGTGACCCACAGTTTTCCTGGCCTTGCTCTCCTTGAGTGGAGCGggtaccttttttcttttccttttccttttcctttttttttgagatggagtttcacttttgttgcccaggctggagtgcaatggcacattcttggctcactgcaacctctgcctcctggattcaagagattcttctgcctcaacctcccgaggagctgggactacaggtgcctgccaccacgcctagctaatttttgtatttttagtagagacagggtttcattcaccctattggccagggTTTTTTGGAGAGAgatctggtctcgaactcctgacctcaggtgatccacctgccttggcctcccaaagtgctgggattacaggtgtgagccaccatgcctaggccacccttttttattaataaattaaaaacaaaggcttacaataaaattttactggTCCTTTGAATTACCCCTCCCTACCACAGTATTGCTGGGGAGAGGCCTTCAGAATTGTTCTAAGAGAGCTCGGTGTTTTCTATTATAGAATGCTTGTTTGTCAGGTGAGGGTATTGGTATCTGTATGTGGGGTGGGGCACTGGATAGGTAGGGGAAAGTCATCGGAGGCAGGGACCCATGTCTTCCTTGAGGGCCTTTTGATTGCAAATAGAAACTCCATCAGACTGTTTTAGGTCTCAACATGAGTTTCCCCCAGCGGGAATGGAATCTGATGCTTCATGAGCCTAAGGGCAGATGATGCAGCTGGCTCCAGGGACCAGCGCAAGGAGCTGGAGCCCCTTGTCAGAGAAGAGGGTGTCTTGGGCTTCACAGATGCCTATCTCAGTGTCACGGGAAGGGCACTCTCTTTGGACTTACACTGAccagggtttgaatcccagctctacacttactagctgtgtgaccttggaccatTCACAACCTGTCACTAAGCCTCAGTGTCTTTACATGGAAAGTGGACGTAATTCTGCCTACCATCATAGGAATGTGAAGGTTAAGTGGAAAAGCGTGGCTCACAGCTGGCACATTGTAATCTTCCATAAATGCTGGTGAATTCTTGCcccactttgtttttatttatttattttaaggtggagtcttgctctgttgcccaggctggagtgcaatggtgcagtcttggctcactgaaacctccgcctcccgggttcaagggattctcctgtctcagcctcctgagtagctgggattacagatgtgtgcctgGTGATCcactcactcagcctcccaaaatgctgggattacaggcgatagccaccgtacctggcctctcGCCCTACTTTGTACCCCACCCCTACCTCCACCCCGAGGTGGGTAAAGTGAACTGCGATGGGGTGCTGTGTTCCTTGGTTTTCCAGTCTCAGAAGTGATtaatcttgaataggagctggctCACAGAGAGGGACAAGAGTCAGTGGGAGGTAAGGCCCTGAGATCCTCAACTCTCATCTCTCTCCGCTCTCTCCAGGAAGCTGAAGAGGGAACTACCCTTTTCATTCCGATCAATTAATACGAGAGAAAACCTGTATCTGGTGACAGAAACTCTGGAGACGGTAAAGGAGGAAACCCTGAAAAGCGACCGGCAATATAAATTTTGGAGCCAGATCTCTCAGGGCCATCTCAGCTATAAACACAAGGTTAGGATCCTGAGAGGCAGGGACTGTGGAGGCCAGTGTTGGCCCACACCCTGCAGGTCAAGGCGATGCCAGCCTTAGACTCTTCCTTCACTCCTCTCCGAGCAGCCCTGCTGCTCTTGGCCACCTTGCCCCAAGAAAGGGTGGGTGGCATTGCCCAGTCCTTCCCTTGTTACTCTCTAGCGGTGCCctctttttgtttgcattttctttctttcttttttaaatagagatgaggtcttgcatgttgtccaggctggtctcaaactcctgggctcaagcaatccacccacctcggcctcccaaagtgctgggattacaggtgtgagccatgcacccagccttcattttctttgtacATTTCCCATGGTTCATCATTACACAGGtgtatttttgcttgtttattgtctgtctcctttCTAGGAGGTAGGAGGACAGGAGCCATGGTGCCTAGAACAAAGCAGCtcctcagtaaacatttgttgaatgaacagtGGCAACAAGATGAGTTTTGGCATCAGACGTGGGTTCAAatttcagctctgccactgtTTTTAGCTGTGAGACTGGCTCACCTGCtgacctctcagagcctcagttttctcgtctataaaatggggatacaaATGACTGCCTCACAGGATTGTTTGGGAGATCAGGCAAGATAATGATATAAAAACACCTGGGGATCCGTCAATGTGAGCTCCTTTTTCTAGGGCCAAAGGGAAGTGACCATCCCCCCAAATCGGGTCCTGAGCTATCGAGTAAAGCAGCTTGTCTTCCCCAACAAGGAGACGATGAGTAAGCAAAGGCTGAtggagaacaggatggggggccCTAAACACACCAGTGAGGTGGGGGGGTGGGATTCAACCAGGCTCTCTCAGCCTAGGGTGGGTGGCTGGTGAGCTTGGAGGTTGGGGAGGGGTCCAGGGAAAAGGGTGGGTTCAGCACTAGGAAGGACTGAGGCTCCATGCTCTGACCTGGGGACCTGGACCCGCTGACCCAGGATTTGCCTGAACATGACATAAGAGTCATTAACTCCTCTCCCAGTCTCCAAATGGAATAATTGTCTtttttggctggatgtggtggctcacgcctgtaatcccagcactttgggaggccaaggtgggcggatcacctgagatcaggagttcgagaccagcctagccaacatggtgaaaccctgtctctactaaaaatataaatattagccgggtgtggtggtatgcgcctgtaatcccagctacttgggaggctgaggcaggagaattgcttgaacctgggaagtggaggttgcagtgagccgagatctcaccattgcactccagcctaggcaacaagagcaaaactccatctcaaaaaaaaaaacaaaaaacaaaaaacaaacaaaaaaacattgtctttttttttttttttttttgattggagGCTGGTATAGGGATTGAGAGGGACTGGAGAAAGGGAACTTACAGAGTGAGAACTGGTCTCTCCAATAACttgttttttcctccctttttggTGCTGGTTTAGATATTCATTTCAGGGGCAAAacaaaatcctttccagaaggtgaGTGAGCTGCTGGGCTTCCTGTTCGTCATTTCAGAATGGGCAaagacactatttttaaaaatggaattatagaGTGGTTAGGTCCAAGGATGTGGTAAGACGCACCCACAGGTGGGAACCATGGCAAGCGCAGGAGAAAAATTAGCCTGTTGAAGAGTCTGGATTGTACATTGGACTAGGGTTTCCAGGCTGCTCCTAGGACAACTTTGTGCTGGCAGTCAACTGGATCCTGAGCTTACAGCCCTCCCTGAAGTCTCGTTGGCCTAGGAAGCACAATTAAATGACTTGGCCAGTTCCAGCATGACAGCACTGGCTGTGAAAAGGGTCCTGGACTGGAGTCAGGCAGTCTCGGGGTCTAGTCCCACCCTGCCACTCACTAGCTctacagcctcccaagtcacaGTTTTCCtgactttattttaatttaatttaatttaattttttgagacggagtcttgctctgtcgcccaggctggagtgcagtggtgtgatctcggctcactgcaacctccacctcctgggttcaagcgattctcctgcctcagcctcccaagtagctgggaatacaggtgtccaccaccacgccaagttaagttttgtgttttttttgtatttttagtagagacagggtttcactatatattggcaggctgctctcaaactcctgaactcaagtgatccacccactgcagcctcccaaagtgctgggattacaggcgtgagccaccatgcccagcctttcctGACTTTAAAATAAAGGAGTGAGACTAGAAGGTCCC
Proteins encoded in this window:
- the GSDMB gene encoding gasdermin-B isoform X1, with protein sequence MFSVFEEITRIVVKEMDAGGDMIAVRSLVDADRFRCFHLVGEKRTFFGCRHYTTGLTLMDILDTDGDKWLDELDSGLQGQKAEFQILDNVDSTGELIVRLPKEITISGSFQGFHHQKIKISENRISQQYLATLENRKLKRELPFSFRSINTRENLYLVTETLETVKEETLKSDRQYKFWSQISQGHLSYKHKGQREVTIPPNRVLSYRVKQLVFPNKETMNIHFRGKTKSFPEEKDGASSCLGKSLGSEDSRNMKEKLEDMEGVLKDLTEEKRKDMLNSLAKCLSKEEIRQDLEQRVSEVLISRELHMEDPDKPLLSSLFNAAGVLVEARAKAILDFLDALLELSEEQQFVAEALEKGTLPLLKDQVKSVMEQNWDELASSPPDMDYDPEARILCALYVVVSILLELAEGPTSVSS
- the GSDMB gene encoding gasdermin-B isoform X2, whose protein sequence is MFSVFEEITRIVVKEMDAGGDMIAVRSLVDADRFRCFHLVGEKRTFFGCRHYTTGLTLMDILDTDGDKWLDELDSGLQGQKAEFQILDNVDSTGELIVRLPKEITISGSFQGFHHQKIKISENRISQQYLATLENRKLKRELPFSFRSINTRENLYLVTETLETVKEETLKSDRQYKFWSQISQGHLSYKHKGQREVTIPPNRVLSYRVKQLVFPNKETMNIHFRGKTKSFPEGKSLGSEDSRNMKEKLEDMEGVLKDLTEEKRKDMLNSLAKCLSKEEIRQDLEQRVSEVLISRELHMEDPDKPLLSSLFNAAGVLVEARAKAILDFLDALLELSEEQQFVAEALEKGTLPLLKDQVKSVMEQNWDELASSPPDMDYDPEARILCALYVVVSILLELAEGPTSVSS
- the GSDMB gene encoding gasdermin-B isoform X3, with the translated sequence MFSVFEEITRIVVKEMDAGGDMIAVRSLVDADRFRCFHLVGEKRTFFGCRHYTTGLTLMDILDTDGDKWLDELDSGLQGQKAEFQILDNVDSTGELIVRLPKEITISGSFQGFHHQKIKISENRISQQYLATLENRKLKRELPFSFRSINTRENLYLVTETLETVKEETLKSDRQYKFWSQISQGHLSYKHKGQREVTIPPNRVLSYRVKQLVFPNKETMKKDGASSCLGKSLGSEDSRNMKEKLEDMEGVLKDLTEEKRKDMLNSLAKCLSKEEIRQDLEQRVSEVLISRELHMEDPDKPLLSSLFNAAGVLVEARAKAILDFLDALLELSEEQQFVAEALEKGTLPLLKDQVKSVMEQNWDELASSPPDMDYDPEARILCALYVVVSILLELAEGPTSVSS
- the GSDMB gene encoding gasdermin-B isoform X4, whose translation is MFSVFEEITRIVVKEMDAGGDMIAVRSLVDADRFRCFHLVGEKRTFFGCRHYTTGLTLMDILDTDGDKWLDELDSGLQGQKAEFQILDNVDSTGELIVRLPKEITISGSFQGFHHQKIKISENRISQQYLATLENRKLKRELPFSFRSINTRENLYLVTETLETVKEETLKSDRQYKFWSQISQGHLSYKHKGQREVTIPPNRVLSYRVKQLVFPNKETMRKSLGSEDSRNMKEKLEDMEGVLKDLTEEKRKDMLNSLAKCLSKEEIRQDLEQRVSEVLISRELHMEDPDKPLLSSLFNAAGVLVEARAKAILDFLDALLELSEEQQFVAEALEKGTLPLLKDQVKSVMEQNWDELASSPPDMDYDPEARILCALYVVVSILLELAEGPTSVSS
- the GSDMB gene encoding gasdermin-B isoform X5 — protein: MFSVFEEITRIVVKEMDAGGDMIAVRSLVDADRFRCFHLVGEKRTFFGCRHYTTGLTLMDILDTDGDKWLDELDSGLQGQKAEFQILDNVDSTGELIVRLPKEITISGSFQGFHHQKIKISENRISQQYLATLENRKLKRELPFSFRSINTRENLYLVTETLETVKEETLKSDRQYKFWSQISQGHLSYKHKVSEVLISRELHMEDPDKPLLSSLFNAAGVLVEARAKAILDFLDALLELSEEQQFVAEALEKGTLPLLKDQVKSVMEQNWDELASSPPDMDYDPEARILCALYVVVSILLELAEGPTSVSS